Proteins encoded within one genomic window of Paramisgurnus dabryanus chromosome 11, PD_genome_1.1, whole genome shotgun sequence:
- the dedd gene encoding death effector domain-containing protein: MTSQQHGNANPALISPQNSSSSQGRQHIPRSPIDSYSRSGHSSPRRGWVAASSSSAAHGNTLSLSLSRLAPASCGNSHSSRRSASGRSEPWPEEAVDNAYGLYSLHRMFDIVGAQLTHRDVRVLSFLFVDVIDEYERGGIRSGRDFLLALERQGRCDETNFRHVLQLLRIITRHDLLPYVTLRKRQTVCPDPVDKYLEETSVRYVSPRGAGEAQQGTPHRRTGPQPLICCPPSGPQVCPPRAKPTPPAPNRKRKRSHTTADCREKQTCDIRLRVRAEYCQHESALQGNVFSNKQEALERQFERFNQANTILKSRDLGSIICDIKFSELTYLDAFWRDYINGSLLEALKGVFITDSLKQAVGHEAIKLLVNVDEEDYQAGRRKLLRNLIAGGASASTASREGPLS; encoded by the exons ATGACCTCACAGCAGCATGGGAATGCCAACCCTGCCCTCATCTCTCCACAGAACTCTTCTTCCAGTCAGGGCAGGCAACACATTCCGCGTTCCCCTATAGACTCGTATTCCCGATCCGGACACTCCTCTCCTCGGAGAGGGTGGGTTGCGGCATCCTCGTCCTCCGCAGCTCACGGTAACACCCTTTCGCTCTCTCTAAGCCGCCTGGCTCCGGCATCCTGCGGGAATTCTCACTCGTCTAGGAGATCTGCATCCGGCCGGTCCGAGCCGTGGCCGGAGGAGGCAGTGGACAATGCCTATGGGCTTTACTCTCTTCACCGTATGTTTGATATCGTGGGAGCGCAGCTGACGCATCGTGACGTGCGTGTGCTATCTTTCCTTTTTGTGGACGTTATTGATGAGTACGAGAGGGGAGGAATACGGAGTGGCCGGGATTTTCTGCTCGCTCTGGAGCGGCAGGGACGGTGTGACGAGACAAACTTCCGGCACGTTCTTCAGCTGCTTCGCATCATCACTCGCCACGACCTGCTGCCCTATGTAACACTGCGCAAGAGACAGACAG TGTGCCCAGATCCAGTGGATAAATATTTGGAGGAGACATCCGTGCGATATGTTTCTCCTCGAGGAGCAGGAGAGGCCCAACAGGGCACTCCTCACAGAAGAACAG GACCGCAGCCATTGATCTGCTGTCCTCCATCAGGACCCCAGGTATGCCCACCACGTGCTAAACCAACCCCACCTGCTCCAAATAGGAAAAGGAAGAGATCTCACACAACGGCAGACTGCAGAGAAAAACAGACCTGTG ACATACGATTGCGAGTACGTGCCGAGTACTGCCAGCACGAGTCTGCTCTACAAGGCAACGTCTTCTCCAACAAGCAGGAGGCTCTAGAGAGGCAGTTTGAGCGTTTCAACCAGGCCAACACCATCCTTAAATCCCGGGATCTGGGTTCCATCATTTGTGACATCAAGTTCTCAGAGCTGACCTACCTGGACGCCTTCTGGCGGGACTACATCAACGGCTCGCTGTTGGAAGCCCTGAAGGGCGTTTTCATCACAGACTCTCTGAAGCAAGCTGTTGGCCATGAAGCCATTAAGCTACTAGTAAACGTGGATGAGGAAGACTATCAGGCCGGCAGGAGGAAGTTGCTGAGGAACCTAATCGCAGGAGGTGCCAGTGCGAGCACGGCGAGCAGGGAAGGTCCCTTGTCCTAG
- the LOC135730467 gene encoding phospholipase A and acyltransferase 2-like — MEYQEQVEHIVSTAQFGDLIEFAYPIGYAHWGVYDGDGYIVHFAVADETKLQSTFRGYLQAIFPVCGDLLLGETKIRRQALAEVNTPKGAKVSVCNNRHAFEPSPEADIKRRRDALLDKEFTYKLLTLNCEHFATFIRFGKAVCNQLPGKVKNKECVEATEHFDSLVPSF; from the exons ATGGAGTACCAGGAACAG GTTGAGCACATTGTATCCACAGCGCAATTCGGAGATTTGATTGAGTTTGCTTATCCCATTGGCTACGCACACTGGGGCGTGTACGACGGTGATGGATATATTGTTCACTTCGCAGTTGCgg ATGAAACGAAGCTGCAAAGTACATTTCGGGGCTACCTTCAGGCTATTTTTCCTGTTTGTGGTGATCTTTTGCTCGGAGAAACTAAAATACGTCGTCAGGCCCTGGCTGAAGTTAATACACCTAAAGGAGCTAAAGTGTCAGTCTGCAACAACCGTCACGCTTTCGAGCCCTCACCCGAGGCAGACATTAAACGGCGACGAGATGCTTTACTGGACAAGGAATTTACCTACAAGCTTCTCACACTAAACTGTGAGCACTTTGCCACATTCATCCGGTTTGGAAAAGCTGTGTGCAATCAG CTTCCAGGGAAGGTCAAAAACAAGGAATGTGTGGAGGCTACAGAACATTTTGACAGCCTCGTGCCATCATTTTAA